The Actinosynnema mirum DSM 43827 genomic interval GTAAATGGTGGCAGCCGACCGGTTGGAAGCCTCGTGAACGCGCCGGGAGCGCCCCTGAGCGGCTACGAGCTCTTCGCCCGCTGGGCCGAGGACGACCCCACGCGGCCCGCCGTCGACGACGGCGCCGAGGTGGTCACCTACGGCGCGCTGCGCAGGCACGCGGACGCGCTCGCCACCCGGATCGCCGCCTCGGGCGTCCACCCCGGCGACGCGGTCGGGCTGCTGGTCGGCGGCGGGTACGAGTTCGTGGTGTCGGTGCTGGCGGTGTGGCGGGCCGGGGCCGCGTACGTGCCCCTGCCGCCCGCGCAGCCGCGCGCCCGCGCCCGGATCGCGCTGACCGACACGTCCGCGCCGCTGGTGATCGCCGACCACGAGCCGTCGCCGCCGATCCGAGGGCCGAAGGTGCTGCGCGTGGACCGGCCGGGCGTCGCGGCCGAGCCCGCCGACGTGCCGGGGCCGCTCGCGTACGTGCTGTACACCTCGGGGTCGACCGGCTCGCCCAAGGGCGTCGCCATCGGGCACGAGGGCGTGGTGAACCTGGCTCTGGCCGTCGCGGAGCACTTCGGCGACCTGGACGGGGCGCGCGTGCTCCAGTTCGCCCGGCCCACCTTCGACGCGTGGGTGTGGGAGCTGGCGATGAGCCTGCTGTCCGGCGGGGTGCTGTGCCTGCCGCCGGATGGGACCGTGCTGGCCGGGGTCGAGCTGGCGCGGGTGCTGCGCAAGCTGCGCGTCACGCACCTGTCGGCGGCGCCGTCGCTGCTCGGGTCGCTGCCCACCGGCGGGCTGCCGCACCTGCGGACCCTGGTGTCCGGTGGCGAGCCCGTGACGCAGGCGCTCGTGGACCGGTGGGCGGGGCGGGTGCGGCTGGTCAACGCGTACGGGCCGACCGAGACCACGGTGTGCGCGACGCTCGGCGCGTGCGCGCCCGGCGAGCGGCCCACCATCGGGCGCCCGCTGCGCGGGGTGACCGTGCTGCTGCGCCGCGAGGACGGGGCCACCGCCGCGCCCGGCGAGGTCGGCGAGGTGCTGATCGGCGGGCCGGGCGTGGGGCGCGGGTACGTGAACCGGCCGGAGCAGACCGACGAGAGCTTCCTGACCGACCCGCACTCCGACCGGCCGGGCGCGCTGCTGTACCGCACCGGCGACCTGGCGCGGCTGCTGCCCAGCGGGGACCTGGAGTTCATCGGGCGGATCGACCGGCAGCTCAACGTGCGCGGGCACCGGGTGGAGCCGGGCGAGGTCGAGGCGGCGCTGTGCAGGCACCCGATGATCACCGGGGCGGTGGTGACGGCGGACGGGCGCGGCGGGATGCTGGCGCACCTGGAGACCGACTGGGCGGTGCCGGTGCCGGAGCTGCGGGCGTTCCTCAAGGAGACCCTGCCGGAACACCTGGTGCCGTCGGTGTTCGTGCCCGTCCACCGCCTGCCGCTGACCGCGCACGGCAAGGTCGACCACGCCGCCCTCCCCACCCCGGACCGCTCCCGCCCGCTCCTGGGCCACGACTACGTCGCGCCGCGCGGGCAGGTGGAGCGCGAGCTGGCGGCGCTGTGGTCGGTGCTGCTGGACGTGGACCTCGTGGGGGCGGTCGACGACTTCGCCGCGCTCGGCGGCACCTCGGTGGACCTGCTGCGGCTGCGGGACGAGGTCGCGGCGCGGTGGGGGGTGCGGCTGGCGGCGGCGGAACTGGTGGAGGCGCGCACGGTCCGCCTCCTGGCGAACCGGGTGACCACCCCGGTCCCGCAGCAGCGGACCCCGCCGCCGGGGGCGCGGCGGGGGCGGGTGCCGGAGCGGGAGGGGAACGCCTGAGGGGCGCCCCAGGGGGCTGGGCGGGGCTGTTGAAAGGCGTGGGCGCGTGGCCGGGGGTATCCGGTCCGCGCGCTCATCGGCGTGCACGGAGGGTGGCGGTGGGAGTGGGGCCACTCGCCCTCGGGTGAACTCGTCGTGGTCGCGCGCGGCTGAACGGGCGCGGGTTTTTCCTCTGGTGGGCGGGGTGTTGACCGGGGGTGTCGTGCGGGCGGAATCGGGGTTGCGCAATACGGCGATCGGGGACTTTCGTCAACGCTGAATTGAGTGTTTATCGGTTGTTGTCGCGCTATTCAGCGGCACGCCCGTGGTCGGTGACGGGGGTGTACCCGGTTCCCCTAAGGGGTAAGGATCGTCGGACGAATCCGGTGGGGCTGCTGGTGTATCCACCACTACACCGAATGGTTGTGATCTTGCTCACAAATTTTGCGTGAGCCGTAATGCTTTGGTGTCGGATGCATGACGAGGTCGTGACCTGGGCGGGCGGAAATTTTCGATCTGCCAGGTTACTGCCCAGTTCAGCCACCGTGCGGTTGCGAACAATTTGTCCCCGATCCTTTTTCGAAAGCGTTTCCTGCCGGCCGAACGGGGGGTGTTGACCCCGTCGTGCCTCCTTCTCTTGACTACGGCTGATCGATCATCGGGTCGCCTACTCGCCGTGCCGGGAGACGTTCATGCGAGTGGTTCGTTCGGAACTGGTCATCGCGCTCAACCCGGTCCACCGGTCCGCGCCGCGACTCACCGCCGCCGCCGCGCGCGCCGGTGCGCTCGCGGTCCTGGAGCTGCCCGCCGACGTGGACGGGGCCGTCCGCGCGCTCGCGGACACCGCCCGCTGGACACCGGGCCGCTTCGGCGTGCGCGTGCGGCCGGACTCGGTCGTGCCCGCGCTGCCCGAGGCCGCCGAGGTCGTGCTGCTGGCCGACCCCGCGCGCTCGCCGGCCGAGTTCGCCGACCGCGAGGTGCTCGTCGAGGTCACCGACCTGGCCGAAGCCCGCGCCGCGCTCGCGGCGGGCGCGGTCGGGCTCGTCGCCAGGGGGCGCGAGTCCGGCGGGCGGGTCGGCGAGCTGAGCACGTTCGTGCTGCTCCAGCAGCTGCTCGCCGAGGTCCGCGACGTCCCGGTGTGGGCCGCGGGCGGCATCGGGCCGCACACCGCCGCCGCCGCCGTCGCGGGCGGCGCGGCGGGCGTGCTGCTGGACACCCAGCTCGCGCTGTACGACGACGCGGGCCTGCCCGTCGCGACCACCGAGGCGCTGCGCGGGCTCGACGGGTCGGAAACCGCTGTGCACCAAGGCGTCCACTTCCTGCACCGGCGCGGGCCGGGCGCCACCGCGCTGCCCGAGGACCCCGCCGCGCTGCTGCACCACGACCCGGCGCGCGGGCTGCTGCCGGTCGGGCAGGACGTCGCGCTGGCCACCGCGTTCCCCCGCCGCTGGCCCACCGTCGCCGCCGCCGTGCGCGGGGTGCGCGACGCGATCACCGGCGCGTTCGCCGACGACGCCGCCCGCACCGCGCTGCTCGGCGACCAGAGCGCGTTGCGGACGGCGGGGGAGGCGCGGGCGGAAAACCCGCAGGGGGCCGGAACAGCGTCGACCGCCACCACCCCGCCCGGCGACCGGCCGGACGCGCGCTCGTCCGCGGAACCCCCGGCCCTGCAACGTGAGAGCGCTCTCGGCACCGCCCTCCCCGTCGTCCAGGGCCCCATGACGCGGGTCAGCGACAGCCCCGCCTTCGCCGCCGCCGTCGCCGACGCCGGTGGGCTGCCGTTCGTCGCCCTCGCGCTCTCCGGAGCCGACCAGACCCGCGCCCTGCTCGAACGCACCCGCGCTCAGCTCGGCGGGAAGCCCTGGGGCGTCGGCATCCTCGGGTTCGCCGCCGAGGACGTGCGGGCCGCGCAGCTCGCCGTCGTGGAGGAGGTCCGGCCCAGCCACGCCATCATCGCGGGCGGCCGTCCCGCGCAGGCCGCCGCGCTGGAGGCCAAGGGCGTCTCCACCTTCCTGCACGTCCCCTCACCCGGTCTGCTGCGCCAGTTCCTCGCGGCGGGCGCCCGCAAGTTCGTGTTCGAGGGCGCCGAGTGCGGT includes:
- a CDS encoding non-ribosomal peptide synthetase — translated: MNAPGAPLSGYELFARWAEDDPTRPAVDDGAEVVTYGALRRHADALATRIAASGVHPGDAVGLLVGGGYEFVVSVLAVWRAGAAYVPLPPAQPRARARIALTDTSAPLVIADHEPSPPIRGPKVLRVDRPGVAAEPADVPGPLAYVLYTSGSTGSPKGVAIGHEGVVNLALAVAEHFGDLDGARVLQFARPTFDAWVWELAMSLLSGGVLCLPPDGTVLAGVELARVLRKLRVTHLSAAPSLLGSLPTGGLPHLRTLVSGGEPVTQALVDRWAGRVRLVNAYGPTETTVCATLGACAPGERPTIGRPLRGVTVLLRREDGATAAPGEVGEVLIGGPGVGRGYVNRPEQTDESFLTDPHSDRPGALLYRTGDLARLLPSGDLEFIGRIDRQLNVRGHRVEPGEVEAALCRHPMITGAVVTADGRGGMLAHLETDWAVPVPELRAFLKETLPEHLVPSVFVPVHRLPLTAHGKVDHAALPTPDRSRPLLGHDYVAPRGQVERELAALWSVLLDVDLVGAVDDFAALGGTSVDLLRLRDEVAARWGVRLAAAELVEARTVRLLANRVTTPVPQQRTPPPGARRGRVPEREGNA